Proteins from a genomic interval of Bradyrhizobium sp. CCGB01:
- a CDS encoding MATE family efflux transporter produces the protein MSVEDAAAPVSSAVQIVAGTAAPLRPAAASAPSAAAKQSAAEQRRAALLTAPILPTLLKLALPTVTVLVAQTAVNIAEAYYVGFLGTDALAGAALVFPIFMLMTMMSNGGFGSGVASSVARAVGAGRRADAEAALYHAVVLAIMAGGAFTLGVIIGGPHLYRALGGTDGALAAATTYSNYLFAGAIPVWIVNLQAAALRGAGNVRVPALVTLVGAIVTIPVSPALIFGFGPIPRLGIGGAGVAFGLYYGAAMLFLLRYMASGVSGLKLHIVPLRANIFADMLKVGIPTAFNAVLTNLTVILVTGAVGLFGTSALAGYGIASRLDYIMIPLLFGVSTATLTMVGVNMGAGQTARARKIGWISGVVGMIMTGTIGALVAIFPTAWLHLFSHDADVVSEGMTYLRIVAPAYAALGFGFVTSFAVQGTGRAMGPLASSAARILIAAGGGWIAVVSFGAGMAGLAAMVTASLAAYAAICVLIMVSPATWRTA, from the coding sequence ATGTCAGTCGAAGATGCCGCCGCACCGGTCTCGTCCGCCGTGCAGATCGTGGCCGGCACCGCGGCTCCGCTTCGCCCGGCGGCGGCGTCCGCCCCAAGCGCGGCGGCAAAACAAAGCGCGGCCGAGCAGAGGCGTGCGGCGCTGCTGACGGCGCCGATCCTTCCGACGCTGCTCAAGCTCGCGCTGCCGACCGTGACCGTCCTGGTGGCGCAGACCGCGGTGAACATCGCGGAAGCCTATTACGTCGGCTTCCTCGGCACCGATGCGCTCGCGGGCGCCGCGCTGGTGTTCCCGATCTTCATGCTGATGACCATGATGTCGAACGGCGGCTTCGGCTCGGGCGTTGCGTCTTCGGTGGCGCGCGCGGTCGGTGCCGGCCGCCGCGCCGACGCGGAGGCGGCGCTCTATCATGCCGTGGTGCTTGCGATCATGGCCGGCGGCGCGTTCACGCTGGGCGTCATCATTGGCGGTCCCCATCTGTACCGCGCCCTCGGCGGCACGGACGGGGCGCTCGCGGCCGCCACCACCTACTCCAACTATTTGTTCGCCGGCGCCATTCCGGTGTGGATCGTCAACCTCCAGGCCGCCGCGCTGCGCGGCGCCGGCAATGTCAGGGTGCCCGCGCTGGTGACGCTGGTCGGCGCGATCGTGACCATTCCGGTTTCGCCGGCGCTGATCTTCGGGTTCGGGCCGATCCCCCGGCTCGGCATCGGCGGCGCCGGTGTCGCCTTCGGCCTCTATTACGGCGCGGCGATGCTGTTCCTGCTGCGCTACATGGCCTCGGGCGTGTCCGGCCTCAAGCTGCACATCGTGCCCTTGCGCGCAAACATCTTCGCCGACATGCTGAAGGTCGGCATCCCCACCGCCTTCAACGCGGTGCTCACCAATCTTACCGTCATCCTCGTCACCGGCGCGGTCGGCCTGTTCGGCACCTCCGCGCTCGCCGGCTACGGCATCGCCTCGCGGCTCGACTACATCATGATCCCGCTGCTGTTCGGCGTCAGCACGGCGACGCTGACCATGGTCGGCGTCAACATGGGCGCGGGGCAGACGGCGCGGGCGCGGAAAATCGGCTGGATCAGCGGCGTCGTCGGCATGATCATGACCGGTACGATTGGCGCGCTGGTTGCGATCTTCCCGACGGCCTGGCTGCACCTCTTCAGCCATGACGCGGACGTCGTCAGCGAAGGCATGACCTATCTGCGCATCGTCGCGCCGGCCTATGCGGCGCTTGGCTTCGGATTCGTCACGTCGTTCGCCGTCCAGGGCACCGGCCGTGCCATGGGCCCGCTTGCGTCGTCCGCCGCGCGCATCCTGATCGCGGCCGGCGGCGGCTGGATCGCGGTGGTGAGCTTTGGCGCCGGCATGGCGGGGCTTGCCGCAATGGTCACGGCCTCGCTCGCCGCTTACGCCGCGATCTGCGTTCTGATCATGGTGTCGCCCGCGACGTGGCGGACCGCGTAG
- a CDS encoding TetR family transcriptional regulator — MARYDKGHRDATRRHILDVASSQFRESGIAAVGLAGIMAEAGLTNGAFYTHFSSKEDLVRAVLRDALERREQRHKDNLENGVALETVIRDYLSPRHRDRAATGCPTAALVAEIARHPRPTRDAFTAKITDILALMAAQLPRGSADERRRKTIAIYATMVGALQLSRAVNDRQLSDEILENAVEAAVSLAGAR, encoded by the coding sequence TTGGCGCGCTACGACAAGGGACACAGGGACGCGACACGGCGGCACATCCTCGATGTTGCCTCGTCGCAGTTCCGCGAGAGCGGCATCGCCGCGGTCGGCCTCGCCGGCATCATGGCGGAGGCGGGCCTGACCAACGGCGCCTTCTACACCCATTTTTCCTCCAAGGAGGATCTGGTGCGCGCGGTGTTGCGCGACGCGCTGGAGCGGCGCGAGCAGCGGCACAAGGACAATCTCGAAAACGGCGTCGCGCTCGAGACCGTGATCCGCGATTATCTGTCGCCGCGCCATCGCGACCGCGCGGCGACCGGCTGCCCGACCGCGGCCCTCGTCGCCGAGATCGCGCGGCATCCGAGGCCGACGCGCGATGCCTTCACGGCAAAGATCACCGACATCCTCGCGCTGATGGCGGCGCAGCTCCCGCGGGGGTCGGCCGACGAGCGGCGCCGCAAGACGATCGCGATCTACGCGACAATGGTCGGCGCGCTGCAATTGTCGCGCGCCGTCAACGACCGGCAATTGTCTGATGAGATCTTGGAGAACGCCGTCGAAGCCGCCGTCAGTCTGGCCGGCGCACGGTAA
- a CDS encoding GntR family transcriptional regulator, with protein sequence MSQAFRLKQSIEDAVIAGEFQPGDRLDEASLAERFGVSRTPIREALLQLGAEGFIDVRPRRGAIVSVPSPTRLFEMFETMAEIESACGRLAARRLTPDNDAAMETAHRACEIAAREGDSEQYYADNRGFHEAIYRASRNSFLADQAFALHKRLSAYRRIQLRARNRLLQSLQEHAGILEAIRAGDEQLAATRLHDHVLVQGERFSDMVLGLAGDRRSDAAGGRSGTAK encoded by the coding sequence ATGAGCCAAGCCTTCAGACTGAAGCAGTCGATCGAAGACGCTGTAATTGCAGGGGAATTTCAGCCGGGCGATCGTCTGGACGAGGCCTCGCTCGCGGAGCGATTCGGAGTGTCGCGCACCCCGATCCGTGAGGCGCTGCTCCAACTCGGCGCCGAAGGCTTCATCGATGTCCGCCCGCGCCGGGGCGCGATCGTGAGCGTCCCGTCACCAACCCGGCTGTTCGAGATGTTCGAGACCATGGCCGAGATCGAAAGCGCGTGCGGCCGGCTGGCTGCGCGTCGGCTGACCCCGGACAATGATGCGGCGATGGAGACCGCTCACCGCGCCTGCGAAATCGCCGCGCGGGAAGGCGACAGCGAGCAGTACTACGCCGATAATCGCGGCTTTCACGAAGCGATCTACCGCGCCAGTCGCAACAGCTTCCTGGCCGATCAGGCTTTCGCCTTGCACAAGCGGCTGAGCGCCTATCGCCGCATTCAGCTTCGGGCGCGCAATCGTCTGTTGCAATCACTCCAGGAGCACGCCGGGATTCTCGAAGCGATCCGTGCCGGCGACGAGCAACTCGCTGCTACGCGGCTTCACGACCACGTTCTGGTGCAGGGCGAGCGGTTCTCCGACATGGTGCTTGGCCTTGCCGGCGATCGACGATCGGATGCCGCCGGCGGCAGAAGCGGGACGGCGAAATAA
- the dctP gene encoding TRAP transporter substrate-binding protein DctP, giving the protein MKISRRHVLALGIAAPALLRFGEARAATALKISHQFPGGTATEGDFRDRLCRRFASLIQERSKGAMTAEIYPGSSLMKTNAQVSAMRKGALDMSLIPISYAGGDLPELNIGLMPGLVTGYDEGLGWKNKPIGQEFTRFLAAKGIVIVTWIWQAGGVASRARPLVEVGDAKGMKIRGGSREMDLVLQAAGASVLSLPSNELYAAMQTGACDAALTSSTSLTSFRLEELAKHLTTGRAKSYWFMLEPLVMSKAVFDRLSNEERDIIVSVGAELEAFGRAAAVEDDVRVAKVYQAAGATVHDLDDKTVQAWRELARDTAWKDYANKNENCARLVKLAMEAGS; this is encoded by the coding sequence ATGAAGATTTCAAGACGCCACGTCCTGGCCTTAGGAATTGCGGCCCCGGCCCTGCTCCGGTTCGGAGAGGCGCGCGCGGCTACGGCTCTGAAGATCTCGCACCAGTTTCCGGGAGGCACGGCGACCGAGGGCGATTTCCGCGACCGGCTCTGCCGGCGGTTCGCGAGCCTGATCCAGGAGCGCAGCAAGGGAGCGATGACCGCCGAGATCTATCCCGGTTCGTCGCTGATGAAGACCAACGCGCAGGTCTCGGCGATGCGCAAAGGCGCACTCGACATGAGCCTCATTCCGATCTCCTACGCCGGCGGAGATCTACCCGAACTGAACATCGGCCTGATGCCGGGCCTTGTCACTGGTTACGACGAAGGCCTCGGCTGGAAGAACAAGCCGATTGGCCAGGAGTTCACCAGGTTTCTCGCCGCCAAAGGCATCGTCATCGTCACCTGGATCTGGCAGGCCGGCGGCGTCGCCAGCCGCGCGCGTCCGCTGGTCGAGGTCGGCGACGCCAAAGGCATGAAGATCCGCGGCGGCTCGCGCGAGATGGATCTCGTGCTCCAGGCCGCCGGCGCCTCGGTGCTGTCGCTCCCTTCCAATGAACTCTATGCGGCGATGCAGACCGGCGCTTGCGACGCCGCCCTCACCTCGTCGACCAGCCTGACCTCGTTCCGCCTGGAGGAACTTGCCAAGCACCTGACGACCGGGCGGGCCAAGAGCTACTGGTTCATGCTCGAGCCGCTCGTGATGTCGAAGGCGGTGTTCGATCGGCTTTCGAACGAGGAGCGCGACATCATCGTCTCGGTCGGCGCCGAACTCGAGGCGTTCGGCCGCGCTGCGGCGGTGGAGGATGATGTCCGCGTGGCCAAGGTCTACCAGGCCGCCGGCGCGACGGTCCACGATCTCGATGACAAGACGGTTCAGGCATGGCGGGAGCTTGCGCGCGATACGGCCTGGAAGGATTACGCCAACAAGAACGAGAACTGCGCCCGCCTGGTCAAGCTTGCCATGGAGGCCGGCTCATGA
- a CDS encoding TRAP transporter small permease, with protein sequence MSAHGIDLGHSAVATAARPGSPVGRINRAMTLLNRTIVVLCSIALIVASTILSYSVAARYFFNAATYWQDEAAVFLLVGATFLSTAFVQSGRGHIGIEALTGYLSERGNAIRMLVVDAASLLFCGFFAWKSWTLFHEAWVDGQVSGSTWAPPLWIPYSMMSLGMTLMTLQIALQLASSLDGWRSK encoded by the coding sequence ATGAGCGCGCACGGTATCGATCTCGGCCATTCCGCCGTCGCGACCGCGGCGCGACCCGGCTCCCCGGTGGGACGCATCAATCGCGCGATGACCCTGCTCAACAGGACGATCGTCGTCCTCTGCTCGATCGCGCTCATCGTCGCGAGCACGATCCTGAGCTACAGCGTGGCCGCGCGCTACTTCTTCAACGCCGCAACCTATTGGCAGGACGAGGCCGCGGTGTTCCTGCTGGTCGGCGCCACGTTCCTTTCGACCGCGTTCGTGCAGTCGGGACGCGGCCATATCGGGATCGAGGCCCTCACCGGCTATCTGTCGGAGCGTGGCAATGCGATCCGCATGCTGGTGGTCGACGCGGCGAGCTTGCTGTTCTGCGGCTTCTTCGCCTGGAAATCCTGGACGCTGTTCCACGAAGCATGGGTCGACGGACAGGTATCCGGATCGACCTGGGCCCCGCCGCTGTGGATTCCCTACAGCATGATGTCGCTGGGCATGACGCTGATGACGCTGCAAATCGCGCTTCAGCTCGCCTCGAGCCTCGACGGATGGAGGAGCAAATGA
- a CDS encoding TRAP transporter large permease, whose translation MSTLAVGLMYGGATLAVMASGMPIALALGAVAVIFMYFFMPAASLDTVTQNVYEEMASITLLAIPLFILKGAAIGKSKAGQDLYSALHVWMGRIPGGLGIANVFACALFAAMAGSSPATCSAIGSAGIPEMRKRGYSGGFAAGVIAAGGTLGILLPPSITMILYAVAAEQSLGRLFLAGIGPGLLLVLLFATYAVLRFKAEYAAAQRAYAADPAQHPILSNERFTMAMRFGALPRVMPFVVLLSGVMVALYGGYATPSETAGLGGILALVLIASIYGVWRPRDLGPILESTLKESTMLMLIIGMSLLYSYVMSYLHISQGAAQAIVAMQLSRWVLLGAILVLVVVLGFFLPPVSIILMTAPIILPPLKDAGFDLIWFGVVMTIVMEMGLIHPPVGLNIFVIRNIAPDIPLRDVIWGTLPFVLLMACAVVLLCLAPSISTFLPNLVMGPPSR comes from the coding sequence ATGAGCACGCTTGCCGTTGGACTGATGTATGGTGGTGCGACGCTTGCCGTCATGGCCTCAGGCATGCCGATCGCGCTGGCGCTCGGCGCCGTCGCCGTCATCTTCATGTATTTCTTCATGCCCGCCGCATCGCTCGATACGGTGACGCAGAACGTCTACGAGGAGATGGCCTCGATCACGCTGCTGGCGATCCCGCTCTTCATCCTGAAGGGCGCCGCGATCGGCAAGTCGAAGGCAGGACAGGACCTCTACAGCGCGCTGCACGTCTGGATGGGCCGCATTCCCGGCGGACTCGGCATCGCCAACGTCTTTGCCTGCGCGCTGTTCGCCGCGATGGCCGGATCGTCTCCGGCGACCTGCTCGGCGATCGGCTCTGCCGGCATTCCCGAGATGCGCAAGCGCGGCTATTCCGGCGGCTTCGCCGCCGGCGTGATCGCCGCCGGCGGCACGCTGGGCATCCTGCTGCCGCCCTCGATCACCATGATCCTGTACGCGGTCGCGGCGGAGCAGTCGCTCGGACGCCTGTTCCTTGCCGGCATCGGGCCGGGCCTTCTCCTGGTGCTGCTGTTTGCGACCTACGCGGTGCTGAGGTTCAAGGCCGAATACGCCGCGGCGCAACGGGCCTATGCGGCTGATCCGGCGCAACATCCGATCCTGTCGAACGAGCGCTTCACCATGGCGATGCGGTTCGGCGCACTGCCGCGCGTCATGCCCTTCGTCGTGCTGCTCAGCGGCGTGATGGTCGCACTCTACGGCGGCTATGCGACGCCGTCGGAAACCGCAGGTCTCGGCGGCATCCTCGCGCTGGTCCTGATCGCCTCGATCTACGGCGTGTGGCGCCCCAGGGATCTCGGCCCGATCCTGGAATCGACGCTGAAGGAATCGACCATGCTGATGCTGATCATCGGCATGTCGCTGCTCTACTCCTACGTGATGAGCTATCTCCACATCAGCCAGGGCGCAGCGCAGGCGATCGTCGCGATGCAGCTCTCGCGATGGGTGCTGCTGGGCGCGATCCTGGTGCTGGTGGTCGTGCTCGGCTTCTTCCTGCCGCCGGTCTCGATCATCCTGATGACCGCGCCGATCATTCTGCCGCCACTCAAGGACGCAGGCTTCGACCTGATCTGGTTCGGCGTGGTGATGACGATCGTGATGGAAATGGGGCTCATTCATCCGCCGGTCGGCCTCAACATCTTCGTCATCAGGAACATCGCGCCCGACATTCCGTTGCGTGACGTGATCTGGGGAACGCTGCCCTTCGTCCTGCTGATGGCATGCGCGGTCGTCCTGCTGTGCCTCGCGCCGTCGATCTCCACCTTTCTGCCCAATCTGGTGATGGGCCCGCCATCGCGATAA
- a CDS encoding malonyl-CoA decarboxylase: MLNDTRSGRITTPEFLQGLIDTLTQRGRAVLGIKPEREAGEARDLALLGEALLSRRGEASGVAIAQSLLAAFEQAAEPERLKFLTSLADRFGPDRRAIELAIAGYQRKEGGDGTKLEALHAAAEPRRQELIRRLNLAPGGTSSLVRMREVLLSLLREHPELQPVDDDFVHLFSSWFNRGFLVLRPIDWTTSANILEKIIRYEAVHAIQDWDDLRNRLEPPDRRCYAFFHPQLVDEPLIFVEIALTKEIPGAIGPLLDKSRQAIDAREATTAVFYSISNTQKGLAGVSFGNFLIKQVVQDLARELPNLKTFVTLSPVPGFAGWVRRELKSEASGAIEEDTRRAMAALDEGGDIAKAKDAITALAAYYFLKAKLPSGKPVDPVARFHLGNGARLERLNFLGDASAKGIKQSHGLMVNYLYALEHIEANHEAFAEHGTVVASDKVKKALRARLSSRDLVPSPHTNSQRKSSS, from the coding sequence ATGCTGAACGACACCAGGTCCGGACGCATCACGACGCCGGAATTCCTGCAAGGGCTGATCGACACGCTGACGCAACGCGGCCGCGCGGTTCTCGGCATCAAGCCGGAACGCGAGGCGGGCGAGGCGCGCGATCTCGCGCTTCTGGGCGAAGCGCTGCTGTCCAGGCGAGGCGAAGCTTCCGGCGTTGCGATCGCGCAATCCCTGCTTGCGGCTTTCGAGCAGGCGGCCGAGCCGGAGCGGCTGAAATTCCTCACCTCCCTCGCCGACCGGTTCGGGCCCGACCGTCGCGCGATCGAGCTTGCGATCGCCGGCTACCAGCGCAAGGAAGGCGGTGACGGCACCAAGCTCGAGGCGCTCCATGCCGCCGCGGAGCCGCGCCGGCAGGAGCTGATCCGGCGCCTCAACCTGGCGCCCGGCGGGACTTCGTCGCTGGTGCGCATGCGCGAAGTGCTGCTCTCGCTCCTGCGCGAGCATCCCGAGCTCCAGCCGGTCGACGACGATTTCGTCCATCTGTTCTCGTCCTGGTTCAACCGGGGTTTCCTGGTGCTGCGGCCGATCGACTGGACCACCTCGGCGAACATCCTGGAGAAGATCATCAGGTATGAGGCCGTCCACGCCATCCAGGACTGGGACGATCTGCGCAACCGGCTCGAGCCGCCGGATCGCCGCTGCTACGCATTCTTTCATCCGCAACTGGTCGACGAGCCGCTGATCTTCGTCGAGATCGCGCTCACCAAGGAGATTCCCGGAGCAATCGGCCCGCTGCTGGACAAATCACGCCAGGCGATTGACGCACGCGAGGCGACGACCGCCGTGTTCTATTCGATCTCGAACACGCAAAAGGGCCTTGCCGGCGTCTCATTCGGCAACTTCCTGATCAAGCAGGTGGTGCAGGATCTCGCCCGCGAGCTGCCGAACCTGAAGACCTTCGTCACCCTGTCGCCGGTCCCCGGCTTTGCCGGCTGGGTCCGGCGCGAGCTCAAGTCCGAGGCCTCCGGCGCGATCGAGGAGGACACGCGCCGCGCGATGGCCGCGCTCGACGAGGGCGGCGACATCGCAAAGGCGAAAGACGCCATCACCGCGCTCGCCGCCTATTACTTCCTCAAGGCAAAGCTGCCGTCCGGCAAGCCGGTCGATCCGGTCGCCCGCTTCCATCTCGGCAACGGCGCCCGCCTGGAGCGGTTGAATTTCCTCGGCGATGCCTCGGCCAAGGGCATCAAGCAATCGCACGGCCTGATGGTCAATTATCTCTACGCGCTCGAACACATCGAGGCGAACCACGAAGCTTTCGCAGAGCACGGCACCGTGGTGGCGTCCGACAAGGTGAAGAAGGCGCTCCGCGCCAGATTGTCGTCGCGCGACCTCGTTCCCAGCCCTCACACCAACTCTCAACGGAAGAGCTCGTCATGA